In Anaerotignum faecicola, the genomic stretch GGCCATGCAGAAAAATGACTCATTTTTTCTGTTTACTGCCAAAACCATTGGTGATGAAACAGCAGGTCTCTGTTTTGCAAAACTGACCGAAACGGATTCCCCGCTGCTCCGCAAAAAGAAAATTCTGTATATAGAAGATTTTATTGTATCGGAATCTTTTCGTCGTCAGGGAATAGGCCGTATGCTGTATGCAAAAGTTAAAGAGACCGCAGCT encodes the following:
- a CDS encoding GNAT family N-acetyltransferase, translated to AMQKNDSFFLFTAKTIGDETAGLCFAKLTETDSPLLRKKKILYIEDFIVSESFRRQGIGRMLYAKVKETAALSGASSVELTVWNFNESAVSFYRALGMQVQFAHMEENIKENLI